One genomic window of Methanosarcina acetivorans C2A includes the following:
- a CDS encoding vWA domain-containing protein has protein sequence MDFEFSQGLAALAGIIPLTIIYLLKPRPKNVILPSLMFVRRISQNVLDSRRTISTKITDPLFFIQLLALILLSTAIAGPLLEEVKADSEKVIIIIDSSASMTARDRVDAAKAIAIDSLAEENTIITAESIPVVLAKALDADDAKGVIDSLEMRNTPADIPKAILTVVNEKENENGKVVVISDFENWAGRTPETYIRIANTKNMELEFRQVGDKTANYAIVDGYLKDRNDGTYEYTCTVKNFNNESADLEVQLESGTDSSGTEVSSSVQLEGLGAQQIKFSNIPQGASTVRILNEDAIPCDNIAYISIPEVKPKKVLVLTDPEENAGKSPLITAISLLPDIHLEVRQSLPDNVTEYDTIIVNSKEKSLPALDVLEIVAYAKSGKDLIVIGNECLYDSLPMHGLYSVLPVNIISVEDEGSHTIETVGSGKNIFEDVTFGEVYLRRFLVTTPKEGASVLAEVKGTGPLVSMQSIKNGTVTYVGFSDTTGKDAWNNFATTPTYPVFWVKLLRYMWGVGDISETNVNTGRYQAFDQDVLIKTPTETISSSFVYYDECGLYSLNQKTVAANLYDSMESNTFTEKRLNLTGENGEIKKLELRTKFPDKLRKYLIYALLLLLIIENAVMFRRRII, from the coding sequence ATGGACTTTGAATTTTCTCAGGGGCTGGCTGCACTTGCAGGCATAATTCCCCTTACGATAATATACCTGCTCAAGCCCCGCCCAAAAAATGTTATTCTGCCTTCCCTGATGTTTGTCCGGAGGATAAGCCAGAATGTGCTTGATTCGCGGCGCACCATCAGTACGAAAATAACAGACCCTCTTTTTTTCATACAGTTGCTGGCCCTTATTCTTCTCTCGACAGCAATTGCAGGGCCCCTCCTCGAAGAAGTAAAAGCAGATTCTGAAAAGGTAATAATTATTATAGACTCGTCTGCAAGCATGACAGCCCGGGATAGGGTTGATGCCGCAAAGGCGATTGCAATAGACAGCCTTGCCGAAGAAAATACGATTATCACAGCTGAAAGTATTCCTGTGGTGCTTGCAAAAGCGCTGGATGCGGATGATGCAAAAGGAGTGATCGACAGCCTGGAGATGAGAAACACTCCGGCAGACATTCCCAAAGCGATTTTAACCGTTGTAAACGAGAAAGAGAACGAAAACGGAAAAGTCGTGGTTATATCCGATTTTGAAAATTGGGCAGGAAGGACACCTGAAACCTACATCCGGATTGCAAACACGAAAAACATGGAGCTTGAGTTCAGACAGGTTGGCGATAAAACTGCCAATTACGCAATTGTGGACGGTTACTTAAAAGACAGAAACGACGGGACATATGAATATACCTGTACTGTCAAAAATTTCAACAATGAAAGTGCAGACCTTGAAGTTCAACTGGAGAGTGGGACTGACTCCTCCGGCACAGAGGTGAGCAGTTCGGTACAGCTTGAAGGGCTCGGAGCGCAACAGATAAAGTTTTCAAATATTCCCCAGGGCGCATCAACTGTGAGAATCCTCAATGAGGATGCAATACCCTGCGACAATATTGCTTACATTTCAATTCCTGAAGTCAAACCCAAAAAAGTTCTGGTCTTGACAGACCCTGAGGAAAATGCCGGGAAATCTCCCCTGATAACAGCGATATCCCTCCTGCCCGACATTCACCTTGAGGTCCGGCAGTCCCTGCCTGATAATGTTACGGAATATGATACCATTATCGTAAACTCTAAAGAGAAATCTCTCCCGGCCCTCGATGTCCTGGAAATCGTAGCTTATGCAAAAAGCGGAAAGGACCTGATAGTAATAGGAAATGAGTGCCTGTACGATTCCTTACCTATGCACGGGCTTTATTCCGTCCTGCCGGTAAACATAATTTCAGTAGAAGATGAAGGTAGCCACACCATCGAGACCGTGGGGAGCGGAAAAAATATTTTTGAAGACGTTACGTTCGGTGAGGTATACCTGCGCCGGTTCCTCGTCACCACCCCGAAAGAAGGGGCTTCGGTCCTTGCAGAGGTAAAGGGAACAGGGCCTCTGGTCAGCATGCAGAGTATAAAAAACGGGACCGTGACCTATGTAGGGTTCAGTGATACTACAGGAAAAGATGCCTGGAACAATTTTGCCACTACCCCGACCTACCCTGTGTTCTGGGTAAAACTGCTCAGATATATGTGGGGAGTCGGAGACATCAGTGAAACAAACGTGAATACGGGCCGGTACCAGGCATTTGACCAGGATGTCCTGATAAAAACTCCGACCGAGACGATCAGCAGCAGTTTCGTCTATTATGACGAGTGCGGGCTGTACAGCCTGAACCAGAAGACCGTTGCTGCTAACCTCTACGATTCCATGGAATCGAATACCTTTACGGAAAAAAGACTGAACCTGACAGGTGAAAACGGAGAAATCAAGAAGCTGGAACTCCGTACAAAGTTTCCTGACAAACTCCGGAAGTACCTTATCTACGCTTTACTGCTGCTCCTCATAATTGAAAACGCAGTCATGTTCAGGAGGAGGATCATATGA
- a CDS encoding ABC transporter ATP-binding protein has protein sequence MENERKPELEMETAPEKNGDIIIEGIEIVRTFKMGEVQVRALRGVNVKIRRGEFVAIMGPSGSGKTTLLNQLGLLDTPTSGKVVIDETDTSSMSDKEKGKFRLHNLGYVFQDYALLPELDASENVYISLMMQGKTKEECESAAAEILKAVGLGDRLHQLPSKMSGGQQQRVSIARALAHSPRVLFADEPCANLDSQTSREVLDLFKKFNTEKGQTIVMVTHEEWHAAYADRVIRLKDGVVEKRA, from the coding sequence ATGGAAAATGAAAGGAAGCCTGAACTTGAAATGGAAACAGCTCCCGAAAAGAATGGCGACATAATTATTGAAGGAATAGAAATAGTCCGGACCTTCAAAATGGGAGAGGTACAGGTAAGGGCGCTCCGGGGAGTAAATGTAAAAATCAGGAGAGGAGAGTTCGTTGCAATCATGGGTCCCAGCGGTTCCGGAAAAACCACTCTCTTAAACCAGCTGGGACTTCTCGATACCCCTACCTCAGGAAAAGTCGTTATAGACGAAACCGACACTTCCAGCATGTCCGACAAAGAAAAAGGCAAATTCCGCCTCCATAACCTGGGCTATGTTTTTCAGGACTATGCCCTCCTGCCAGAACTTGATGCCTCCGAAAATGTCTATATTTCCCTCATGATGCAGGGCAAAACAAAAGAAGAATGCGAATCAGCAGCAGCAGAAATCCTCAAAGCCGTCGGCCTTGGAGACCGCCTGCATCAGCTTCCCTCAAAAATGAGTGGCGGCCAGCAGCAGCGAGTCTCTATTGCCCGCGCCCTTGCCCATTCCCCAAGAGTTCTGTTCGCAGACGAACCCTGCGCGAACCTGGACTCTCAAACCTCAAGAGAAGTGCTCGACCTTTTCAAGAAGTTCAATACGGAAAAAGGCCAGACGATCGTAATGGTCACGCATGAAGAATGGCACGCTGCATACGCTGACAGGGTGATCAGGTTAAAAGACGGGGTCGTGGAAAAGCGAGCTTAA
- a CDS encoding AAA family ATPase translates to MIELQEIQLEDSELNLKPTYEKAPKIFEVIFREIGNAIVGQKEMVRQIIIAMLCEGHVLVESNPGLGKTLTISTISQIMSMKFSRIQCTPDLMPADITGTDIIEEDERGSKRFRFKQGPVFANIVLADEINRASPKTQSALLEAMQEKQVTIASTTYPLDRPFFILATQNPIEMEGTYTLPEAQLDRFLMKIRLGYPDSEEEFEIVNRYAEALRPSVRRCIEKNTFLELQQITRRIPISNKLKKYAIDIVNQTRNMPEMIEAGASPRASIALILCAKANAFLDGRGYVDKEDIDSMALPVLRHRIILSFDAARSNITSDKIIEKILESRKTII, encoded by the coding sequence ATGATAGAGCTACAGGAAATCCAGCTTGAAGATTCTGAACTTAACTTAAAGCCTACCTATGAAAAAGCCCCCAAGATTTTCGAGGTTATTTTCAGAGAAATCGGCAATGCTATCGTCGGCCAGAAAGAAATGGTTCGCCAGATCATAATAGCCATGCTGTGTGAAGGGCATGTCCTCGTTGAAAGCAATCCCGGGCTTGGCAAGACCCTTACGATTTCCACAATTTCCCAGATCATGAGCATGAAGTTCAGCAGGATACAGTGTACACCTGACCTTATGCCTGCGGATATCACCGGGACCGACATTATCGAAGAAGACGAAAGAGGCTCAAAACGTTTCAGGTTCAAGCAAGGTCCTGTTTTTGCAAATATCGTGCTCGCAGATGAAATCAACCGCGCTTCCCCGAAGACCCAGTCCGCCCTGCTTGAAGCCATGCAGGAAAAACAGGTGACAATTGCAAGCACGACATATCCACTGGACAGGCCTTTCTTTATCCTTGCAACCCAGAACCCTATAGAAATGGAAGGTACTTATACCCTTCCCGAAGCCCAGCTTGACAGGTTTTTAATGAAGATCCGTCTGGGTTACCCGGATTCCGAAGAAGAGTTTGAGATTGTAAACCGTTACGCTGAGGCACTCAGGCCTTCGGTGCGGAGATGTATAGAAAAAAATACTTTTCTTGAACTGCAACAGATTACCCGCAGAATCCCTATCTCAAACAAACTCAAGAAATATGCAATCGATATCGTGAACCAGACCCGGAATATGCCTGAGATGATAGAAGCAGGGGCATCCCCAAGGGCTTCAATTGCCCTGATTCTCTGCGCAAAGGCAAACGCGTTTCTCGACGGCAGGGGATACGTCGATAAAGAGGACATTGACTCCATGGCCCTTCCGGTCCTCCGCCACAGGATAATTCTATCTTTTGATGCTGCAAGGAGTAACATCACGAGCGATAAAATCATAGAAAAAATCCTGGAAAGCAGAAAAACAATTATCTGA
- a CDS encoding DUF58 domain-containing protein: MTGAKHRIDTSFLTQLDRYEIPLSRRVSAIHTGSHQSTRMGAGLELIDHRKYNPGDSLKKIDWNLYARTEKLYIRRFEEDKNLNMVILLDASGSMLFPESTPNKFEYASTIAAGVSYIVMKHNDVYTVATFADGVEYTKAHKGRDDFLRTIDSLTRISVSGDTKLADCADSIYPRIKTKSMVLIISDFLDSIESVRNAVNRLSRHELVLVHVYDETEMNLPETVDGSVKFIDSETNEEISFTVGPNFKEEYAAEYAKHVAELEKIAYDFKIPYFRVSIENQPFDTVLRIIGEG; encoded by the coding sequence ATGACTGGCGCAAAACACAGAATCGATACATCATTCCTGACCCAGCTCGATAGATATGAGATCCCCCTCAGCAGGAGAGTTTCCGCAATTCACACGGGCAGTCACCAGTCTACCAGGATGGGGGCAGGGCTTGAACTCATAGATCACAGAAAATACAATCCTGGAGACTCGTTAAAAAAAATAGACTGGAACCTCTATGCCCGTACGGAAAAGCTCTATATCCGCAGGTTCGAAGAAGACAAAAACCTCAACATGGTCATCCTGCTTGATGCCAGTGGCAGCATGCTCTTTCCTGAAAGCACGCCGAACAAGTTCGAGTATGCGTCGACAATAGCTGCAGGTGTTTCTTACATCGTAATGAAACATAACGATGTGTATACGGTTGCAACGTTTGCAGACGGCGTGGAGTACACAAAAGCTCATAAAGGAAGGGACGACTTCCTGCGGACAATAGACTCCCTGACCCGGATTTCGGTCAGTGGAGACACAAAGCTTGCAGATTGCGCCGACTCCATATATCCAAGGATAAAAACGAAATCAATGGTGCTTATAATTTCAGACTTTCTGGATAGCATCGAATCGGTCCGGAATGCCGTTAACAGGCTGTCCAGACACGAGCTTGTGCTTGTACATGTTTATGATGAGACCGAAATGAACCTGCCTGAAACCGTGGATGGATCAGTAAAATTTATTGACAGCGAGACAAACGAAGAAATCAGTTTTACGGTGGGCCCCAACTTCAAAGAAGAATACGCTGCCGAATACGCAAAGCATGTAGCCGAACTGGAAAAAATTGCCTACGATTTTAAAATCCCTTACTTCCGTGTCAGCATAGAAAACCAGCCGTTTGATACCGTTCTAAGAATTATAGGTGAAGGGTGA